In Desulfobacter hydrogenophilus, the genomic stretch CCATCAATGGGTAAGATGCCAGGTTGGCGTTTCTTTCCGCGGAGCGGTTTTGTTCAACAAGCTATTATGGCTCACATGATACCCATTGATCTGGACATAAACATGCTGCGTTGTTTTAAGGCGGTTGCCGAAACCGGAAGTTTTACCAAGGCTGGAAATAACATCGGCCTGACCCAGGCAGGCGTCAGTACAAAAATTCGCCGACTGGAAGAACGCCTGGATGCAAAGGTTTTCAACAGAACAAGTAAAAAACTGTCCCTGACCCATGAGGGGGAAATCTTGCTGACCCATGCACAGCGGATTTTATCGGCCCATGACGAAGCTGTCAGCCAGTTGACGACACCTAAAGCCTTCGGTCTCCTTCGTGTTGGACTGATTGATTATGTCTTGCCCGAACTATTGCCGGGAATCCTCAGCCAATTCAGAAAACGATATCCGAATATTTCTCTTGAAGTTCAAATGGATTTGGGGACAGGACTTATTCCTGCCTTTGAAAAAGGAGATCTGGATCTGGTGGTTGCCGGAAAGGATCTATACCAGGGAAGCTGCCGGGTGCTTATCCAGGAACCATTAGTCTGGGCAACAGGGCAAGGTGCAGAATTTGATATGCATGAAACATTGCCTCTTATAGCACTGCCTTCACCCTGTCATTTTAGAAAAATTGCCACCGAAGCTCTTGAACAAAAAAACCGAAAATGGAAAATTGGTTTCACAGTGACATCCATTTCAAGCGTTCAGACTGCGGTACAGGCAGGACTGGGGTTGTCCGTTCTACCCATAGGAGCATTAAAAGAAGGCTTAAACAAAGCGCCGTCCAAGCTGGAATTGCCTGAGCTGCCAATGTTTTCCATCGCAATTTTTGCAGATGAGCAGAAAAAAAATAACGCCAGAGATGTTTTTATCAGTTACCTGGAAGCGGAAGTCGGTAAACAAAAAAGCTGCCGGTAAAAATCCCGGCAGCAAGAGAGAGAAGAGAGATATGCCGATGTCAGGCGGCGGCGATGTCCAATGTTAAAAGATACACCAAATTTTTTTGAAGGGTTTTATAAAGAATATTGTCGGTACCGTAATGCTCGGTCACAATAGACATGGACTGTTCATAGGACAGCAGCGCTTTATCCCATTCCCCGGACATGGTGTATAAATTGCCCTGGTTATTTAAAAGCTTTGCTACCAAGCACACTTTATTCAACTCACGAGTTAAAGAGAGCGCCTTATTCATATTTTTAAATGCTATATCAAATTTTCCGGCATTTCCGGCTGCCATGGCTGT encodes the following:
- a CDS encoding LysR family transcriptional regulator → MAHMIPIDLDINMLRCFKAVAETGSFTKAGNNIGLTQAGVSTKIRRLEERLDAKVFNRTSKKLSLTHEGEILLTHAQRILSAHDEAVSQLTTPKAFGLLRVGLIDYVLPELLPGILSQFRKRYPNISLEVQMDLGTGLIPAFEKGDLDLVVAGKDLYQGSCRVLIQEPLVWATGQGAEFDMHETLPLIALPSPCHFRKIATEALEQKNRKWKIGFTVTSISSVQTAVQAGLGLSVLPIGALKEGLNKAPSKLELPELPMFSIAIFADEQKKNNARDVFISYLEAEVGKQKSCR
- a CDS encoding tetratricopeptide repeat protein, producing the protein MPHKQKKCLRSMLKDIGFMNRTAMAAGNAGKFDIAFKNMNKALSLTRELNKVCLVAKLLNNQGNLYTMSGEWDKALLSYEQSMSIVTEHYGTDNILYKTLQKNLVYLLTLDIAAA